The Drechmeria coniospora strain ARSEF 6962 chromosome 02, whole genome shotgun sequence genome has a segment encoding these proteins:
- a CDS encoding putative BET3 has product MGSRIWKTRIDKVNAELVTLTYGTIVSQLCRDFESDYAEVNKQLDKMGYNIGLRLIEDYLAKSNTMKRCANFRETADMIARIGFKIFLNITPQVTNWTSDNNQFSLVFDENPFADFVELPDDGRAQDELWYSNILCGVLRGSLEMVQMQVEAHFISDVLRGNDTTEMRVSLVRYIDDELPPEDD; this is encoded by the exons ATGGGCAGCAGGATCTGGAA AACACGCATCGACAAGGTCAACGCCGAGTTGGTAACGCTGACGTACGGCACCATCGTCTCGCAGCTATGTCGGGACTTTGAGAGCGACTACGCCGAGGTGAACAAGCAGTTGGATAAGATGGGCTACAACATTGGCTTGCGCCTCATCGAAGACTACCTCGCCAAATCAAACACGATGAAACGGTGTGCCAACTTTCgcgagacggccgacatGATAGCACGG ATCGGTTTCAAGATATTCCTCAACATCACCCCCCAAGTGACCAACTGGACGAGCGACAATAACCAATTCTCCTTGGTCTTTGATGAAAATCCATTCGCCGACTTCGTCGAGCTACCCGATGACGGTCGCGCGCAAGACGAGCTCTGGTACTCCAACATCCTGTGCGGCGTCTTGAGGGGATCGCTCGAGATGGTCCAGATGCAGGTCGAGGCGCACTTCATCAGCGACGTGCTGCGGGGAAATGACACAACGGAGATGAGAGTGTCGCTGGTGCGGTACATTGACGACGAATTGCCCCCGGAAGATGACTGA
- a CDS encoding Cell cycle control protein cwf17, producing MSAEKRPADGEPGSSQMLVKRQNVGSSEGALARLNASSNALVQTVGSTGMHGSSRRMVTDVSQAPRTSGLQAPVMELSGHSGEIFAAKFDPAGTLIASAGMDRSIMLWRTYGDCENYGLLNGHKGAILDLQWSRDSDVLYTASADMHLASWDLTSGTRIRRYVGHEEMINTVDVNRRGEELLISGSDDSTIGIWDPRSKNAVDYIETDFPITAVAISQAGNEIYSGGIDNDIRVWDVRKKSMVYSMLGHADTITSLRVSPDSQSLVSYAMDGTVKTWDIRPFAPTERLIRTFDGASVGIEKNLAGVSWDSEGKRIAAGSGDGTVNVWSTHTGKLAYKLPGHRGAVNCAEFSPGKEPIRGRRKREVPDRRLDGGGAPDGPGGRRGEPDDTTTTTTTTEDVQEAG from the exons ATGTCGGCAGAAAAACGgccagccgatggcgagccgGGCTCGTCCCAGATGCTCGTCAAGCGGCAAAACGTGGGCTCGTCCGAGGGCGCTCTTGCTCGGCTCAACGCGTCGAGCAACGCTCTCGTCCAGACGGTGGGTTCCACGGGGATGCATGGGTCGAGTCGGCGGATGGTGACTGACGTCTCGCAGGCGCCGCGGACGAGCGGACTGCAGGCGCCCGTGATGGAGCTCAGCGGACACTCGGGCGAGATCTTTGCGGCCAAGTTCGACCCCGCCGGCACGCTCAttgcctcggccggcatggACCGGAGCATCA TGCTCTGGCGGACGTACGGCGACTGCGAAAATTACGGACTGCTCAACGGCCACAAGggcgccatcctcgacctgCAGTGGTCGCGCGACTCGGACGTGCTGTacacggcgtcggccgacaTGCACCTCGCCAGCTGGGACTTGACGTCGGGGACGCGCATTCGACGCTACGTCGGCCACGAGGAGATGATCAACACGGTCGACGTCAACCGCCGGGGCGAGGAGCTGCTGATcagcggcagcgacgactcGACCATCGGCATCTGGGACCCGCGAAGCAAGAACGCCGTGGACTACATCGAAACCGACTTTCCCATCACGGCGGTTGCCATCTCCCAAGCCGGCAACGAAATCTACtcgggcggcatcgacaacGACATTCGGGTCTGGGATGTCCGGAAGAAGTCGATGGTCTACTCGATGCTCGGGCACGCAGACACCATCACGTCGCTCCGCGTCTCGCCCGACTCGCAGTCTCTCGTCTCGTACGCCATGGACGGCACGGTCAAGACGTGGGACATTCGGCCGTTTgcgccgacggagaggcTCATCCGCACCTTTGACGGCGCGTCGGTGGGCATCGAGAAGAACCTCGCAGGTGTCTCGTGGGACTCGGAAGGCAAGAGGATCGCCGCCGGATCCGGGGACGGAACGGTCAACGTCTGGTCGACGCACACGGGCAAGCTGGCGTACAAGCTTCCCGGTCACCGGGGCGCCGTGAACTGCGCCGAGTTTTCGCCCGGCAAGGAGCcgataa GGGGCCGTAGAAAGCGCGAGGTGCCCGATCGGAGACTTGACGGCGGAGGCGCACCTGATGGGCCAGGTGGGCGAAGGGGGGAGCCCgacgacacgacgacgacgacgacgacgacggaggacgTGCAAGAGGCAGGATGA